A genomic region of Erythrobacter sp. SCSIO 43205 contains the following coding sequences:
- the rpsG gene encoding 30S ribosomal protein S7 yields the protein MSRRRRPEKRVILPDPKFGDQVLSKFMNNLMLDGKKAVAEGIVYSALDAVEAKAKADPVQLFHDALNNVKPQVEVRSRRVGGATYQVPVEVRPERAQALAIRWLIGAARSRPETTMSARLSGELMDAANNRGNAVKKREDTHRMADANRAFSHYRW from the coding sequence ATGTCACGTCGTCGTCGTCCCGAGAAACGGGTCATTCTGCCCGATCCCAAGTTTGGTGATCAGGTTCTGTCAAAGTTCATGAACAACCTTATGCTCGACGGTAAGAAAGCCGTTGCAGAAGGTATCGTGTATTCGGCGCTTGATGCGGTTGAGGCGAAAGCCAAAGCGGATCCGGTGCAGCTGTTCCATGACGCTTTGAACAACGTAAAGCCACAGGTTGAGGTTCGCTCACGCCGTGTGGGGGGTGCAACCTATCAGGTTCCTGTTGAAGTTCGCCCTGAGCGTGCACAGGCGCTGGCTATTCGCTGGTTGATCGGTGCAGCTCGCTCGCGTCCTGAGACAACCATGTCTGCGCGCCTTTCGGGTGAGCTGATGGATGCCGCCAACAACCGCGGGAACGCTGTGAAGAAGCGTGAGGATACGCACCGCATGGCGGATGCTAACCGCGCGTTCTCGCACTACCGTTGGTAA
- the rpsL gene encoding 30S ribosomal protein S12 gives MPTINQLVRKGRTPQKAKSKVPAMEQNPQKRGVCTRVYTTTPKKPNSALRKVAKVRLTNSREVISYIPGEGHNLQEHSVVLIRGGRVRDLPGVRYHVLRGVLDTQGVKDRKQSRSKYGAKRPK, from the coding sequence ATGCCAACTATCAACCAGCTGGTCCGCAAGGGCCGCACTCCGCAGAAGGCCAAGTCAAAGGTCCCTGCGATGGAGCAGAACCCGCAGAAGCGCGGCGTCTGCACCCGCGTCTATACGACGACCCCGAAGAAACCGAACTCAGCACTGCGCAAGGTGGCTAAGGTTCGTCTCACCAACTCGCGTGAGGTGATCTCTTACATTCCGGGCGAGGGCCACAATCTGCAAGAGCACTCCGTTGTGCTTATCCGCGGTGGCCGTGTGCGCGACCTTCCCGGTGTTCGTTACCACGTCCTTCGCGGCGTGCTCGATACGCAAGGGGTCAAGGACCGCAAGCAGTCGCGTTCAAAGTACGGGGCGAAACGTCCGAAGTGA